The Styela clava chromosome 3, kaStyClav1.hap1.2, whole genome shotgun sequence genome includes the window CAAAGTATTTCGCTATAACTAATTTCGTTTCAGTATAGATCGCAATGTCTGCAGTagtcatatatatttaaaatacttgCTAGGTTATATGGTTATGAAGTTCTatgaattaataaatagaaaCTGATAGCATTATTATAGGACTAAAGAATGTATAAGATGTATACCTTCACCGACAAAAAAATCGATCATATTtaggaattttttttcacaaccaATTTAAAGTAACGgtatatttttctaatataattttatttatatacacgTTCTATTTTGCTAGTATCACattatttttacatattcatgGCTTTGGCATTCATCAGTTTAAAAATATGCCTCAGACAACGTGTCCGTTCACACATCAAAGTTCAAAGACATGCTGAGACAGGAAACCCAAGAATGACGCACAAAAATAATAtactgaaataatttttccaaaggGAATTTGCTCGAGGACAAATTTGGTCGGACAATTTAATCTAATAATAAAACCTCCTTGATCCAAATTTAAAGATCGATACTTCGATCACAATGTATAAACCTATTTCATACATATGTTAGTCCGTACGGTATTTGAGGttatgttttaataaaaaaggaTTTTTCCTCAAATATTTTCCGCTCGTATTTTTTCAATCGAACTCCATTATATCCTACAAAGCTTGTTTGATAGTTCTAACTTCTTTAACCCTGCTGTGTGTTACATATAGAATTACCAGATCTGACCGCGTGATAACCTACGGAACAAAATTTCACCTATATTTAAAACCTCACTGCATCAAGCGGTCAAATAAACGTTGGCGACgtacattttttaatatatatttgaaaaatacacgATTTGAAGAGcgtaaataatataaatataagaatgaaaacaaaaagtaCATCAACCAATGGAAAATGAGATTTTAGGTATCACTATCCCAATATCTCTAACGGGATGGCAGAACGTAAAAGCTGTCCGCAATTACTTATGagtaacataaaaaatatctaaagaTTTTCGAGATTGTTGAAATGAATAGTCAGATATGACCGGTTATACAAACTTCGATGACCACCCAACTCCTGATTATGGGCCAATGTTTTTTTCTTACTCTAAAGTTCTGAATTTTGATATAATGgggtaatttatttttaactagctttctttttgttgttgttgttcttcagAGACCTTGTCCGTTGCGCGATTGGAAAATTTACTCCACAAAGCTTGGAACTGTCGCCCTTTTCAACAATTCTTGCGTGGCATCTATCATCATACTTGACTTCAcataacgaattcagcttttcCTTCGACATTTGTCTGAAAAAAAAGGCTAGTTTTCCGAATATATGCTCAATTTTCATTTGTTGTGTGCTTTCATTTGTTATTTAAAGTTGTGTGCATAAATAACAGATGAATCAACAAGactcaatattattttatgatggGTTTCTATGTTAGTTATATTGCATAAGTTCCAAGTTATGCAGCTATCATAAACTTCAACGATGCACCAATTAACGTTTAATTATCCCAACTTAAGTGTGATGTTGAGTGCTCCGTAAATTAGTTCAACGTATTAGCACTTTTAAAGAACCCGAAAAAAGCTGTTAATATTGACGGCTCAGAGTATGAAAAACTAGGCGCCGATAACGCTTACACAAACTAAATCTAATCAGGCATGTGTTCGTATATCTACATCAAACTTTTCGACctattcaacatttttatatttatatcaacgTCCATCCAACATATTGCAAACGTACACACCTCTGACAACAGAACGATTCCTTTTCGACGTAATAGAAATGCACGTATTTTAAGGCGGGAAAACTAAAAGTTCCTGATTCCTCATCAAAAATTGGAGAGGGCGCGTCTTCACATTCAATAGATATTGCTTTCTTTTTAGGAAGTTCAACTTCCTCATCAATTACATCATGCGCTGTATCAATAGAAATTCCCTTTAAGCGATTGCCTAATGAGCTTTTCTTCATCCCTTTCTCGTTGTATTCATCAACTGCTTCGATGCATGAATTctaaataatagtaaaatatccTATAATCTTGATAATATTACATATCGTATTCAACATTTTATTCCGCCtttataaaacaatttaaaatttcgtgCGTAAAATTTTGgattaaatcatattttcaataatattgtgttataataatacaaatatgcTTAATTGTGTATTCCAGTAGTCATGCGTTACGTTAGACAATATACCTATACGTCTTTTGTCTAAACTAAACAATTCAGTGAAGTTACTATCCTTTAAAAGTCTCACCGTGTATTTTTTTACTTCTCTGCATATGCAAGTACTGCACGATTCTTGTAAATCACCAACAATCACCCAGTAGTCTATAGCTTTAGTTGGGATTTTTTGGTTTTCCGAACCTTTACAGCCTTTGCGTGTGCTGCATTTTAAGCACAAAGCTGAGgcaataaaacataaataaatgcATACATATGCCTTCATGATACAAGGTAACAACAAATCGCCAATGAATTTGGGAATGCCACAACAATAGTTAAGACTGTGGCGATCCCGAATGTGATCGTCTTTATATACTTCTATGAAATCTAAAACCAAGCCTGGGGCGTTTTTGTGTTAACAATATTTTCGAACGTTCTATAAAATTTCATTAGACATTTTTTACCGGGTCCTTAAAAGGTAATAACCAACGATAAACATTGAATAGTACGCGAAAATTTTGTCACTCATTGGAGAAGAATGCTTTTGTACAAAGATATTATGgctattaaatttaaataaacctCTCAGTCGATTTCATTAgtatataccggtatgtatcaatatttttgtttattttgattttagtcaAGTGTTGGAGAATTAAAAGAATGAGTCTGTCTGGTATGAGTTGACGTATTTCACGAAAAACCACTTTGCGCGAATTTTGCCACGAACCATATCATTTCATCTTGTATAGTCTTATATCTAATATAACTGTGACTTGACCGGCCGTTGGTTACGGCTTGTACACCAATATGCTCACATgcccatgcatctggaacagtTAATGAACTGGTTATCCGGTGATCCGAACTGAAATGATAACTGAGAGAGAAGCCACAGTTGTCATATTGTTAAGTTGACTTAATACAAAAGCCGCATTTCACTTACTTACAATTGATATTGATTTAAGAGTTGAATAGAAATATGTACATCTATTTGTCATATATGTACGAGTATATAAACAAGTAATAGCTATATGTTACGACAATGGGAGTTATAAATAGTAGAAGGATTTACTGAACATTATATTCTTCAACACAGATTTTAATGGACCAATTGGCTGAAGAAAGAAACGACATTGCTTAGCATTCGACTACAGGGTACCTCTGCCATCTAACGGTCGAATATACACACTACAAGTTTTACTATCACCACTAGAAGTTTGATGAACTGGAACATATTTTAACTACCGGTCAGTTATTTATGTTTTCTACCTGAAAGATAAGAATAAAATGTGAAAATCATGGTTCCCAGTGAAAACCTATAGGCTTACCACAAGGTTCTTTTCAAGCGGTGATTTCAAATACTACACTATGTAGTTTTCTGTTGAGATTTTATTGTGCTTTCTTTATGGTGGATAGAAAAATGACATGATTGGTACATGTATCACAGCAACTGGCCCTCCTAGCTTTGTCATTCAGAATTGAATTGATACCGTATGTTTCTGTTGTGGGGCACGGAAGACACGGAAAGTCTCGTGGAAATAtgtaatgaatatgaaaatttgtattttatatacAGCAATATTTCACACCAGCATTTTTTCCAGTGCGGGCGCAATTTCTTCGCTATATAAACTACACATATTGTTAAATCGTGAGGAAGGTTTGATCTATGCCAACCCTGCACTTTTAATGTAAAGTAGCGTTCTAATTGGAAAATAGTGAACGATATTCCTCATATTA containing:
- the LOC120342642 gene encoding uncharacterized protein LOC120342642, which codes for MKAYVCIYLCFIASALCLKCSTRKGCKGSENQKIPTKAIDYWVIVGDLQESCSTCICREVKKYTNSCIEAVDEYNEKGMKKSSLGNRLKGISIDTAHDVIDEEVELPKKKAISIECEDAPSPIFDEESGTFSFPALKYVHFYYVEKESFCCQRQMSKEKLNSLCEVKYDDRCHARIVEKGDSSKLCGVNFPIAQRTRSLKNNNNKKKAS